From Virgibacillus natechei, the proteins below share one genomic window:
- a CDS encoding S1C family serine protease has translation MYKKRYPPLIVSFLLLIIGIIGFIFIYNYWNVQQISVTDPLIEKVNVDTEQLDLKSIIYEAEKNVIQIEGKNDHTTITGSGFLYNEKGDIITNAHVINDAEMIYVRTANARIYPAAVVGIGEENDIAVIRVPQLAGQDFSPVEDDSFAEIGDEVIALGSPHGFQNTVTLGIISGTERNFTVDGYDYSNVYQISAPITHGNSGGPLINRNTGKIIGINSVGTNDGTIGFSIPTNDVMDQIEQWSYEAHNDQLDFANIEDITDTENPENYIDDAEYLIDYYLESISNRDYVSAYALLGSIIQAEYSYPDFREAYIHTVDLHYEEFSSNVTDDNYIKITTDITTESNNGEESNNETSTFEFTIGYENDQLKILTITTNEKDS, from the coding sequence ATGTATAAAAAGCGATATCCCCCACTTATTGTTAGCTTCTTACTACTTATTATTGGGATTATAGGATTTATTTTTATATACAATTATTGGAATGTACAACAAATCTCTGTAACAGATCCTTTAATAGAAAAAGTGAATGTTGATACAGAGCAACTTGATTTAAAATCAATCATTTATGAAGCAGAGAAAAATGTTATCCAGATCGAAGGGAAAAATGATCACACTACCATTACTGGATCAGGTTTTCTCTATAATGAAAAAGGGGATATCATTACAAATGCACATGTAATAAATGATGCAGAAATGATTTATGTCAGAACGGCAAATGCCAGGATTTACCCTGCTGCGGTAGTTGGAATTGGAGAGGAAAATGACATTGCAGTGATACGCGTTCCTCAGCTTGCAGGACAGGATTTCTCTCCTGTTGAAGATGATTCTTTTGCCGAAATAGGCGACGAAGTTATTGCACTTGGTAGCCCTCATGGATTTCAAAACACCGTAACACTTGGAATAATATCCGGAACAGAACGTAATTTTACTGTTGATGGCTATGATTACTCCAATGTATACCAAATCTCTGCACCGATTACACATGGTAATAGTGGTGGGCCGTTAATTAATAGGAATACAGGGAAAATCATTGGAATTAATTCAGTAGGAACAAACGATGGAACAATTGGTTTTAGTATTCCAACCAATGATGTTATGGATCAAATTGAACAATGGTCCTATGAAGCGCATAATGATCAATTGGATTTTGCTAATATAGAGGACATTACCGATACAGAGAATCCTGAGAATTATATAGATGACGCTGAATATTTAATCGATTACTATTTAGAAAGCATATCGAATAGGGATTATGTGAGTGCCTATGCGTTATTGGGCAGTATCATACAAGCTGAGTATTCTTATCCAGACTTTCGTGAGGCGTATATTCATACTGTCGACCTTCATTATGAAGAGTTTTCAAGTAATGTAACAGATGACAACTATATAAAAATAACTACTGATATCACAACTGAAAGTAATAACGGAGAAGAATCAAATAATGAAACATCTACCTTTGAATTTACAATCGGATATGAAAATGACCAATTGAAAATATTAACTATTACGACAAACGAAAAGGATTCATGA
- a CDS encoding zinc ribbon domain-containing protein: protein MLHCPYCGTKANEDEHYCIKCGRALPNDITDRLHGKKQFNKFWYIPISLFTFLLLSSGIYYFILQNQTAEAKTLYEQGEQRILDEDYEAARELFADAVSNKENFAHAATSLQFMNKALDVQKIMEDANTFVEEQDFQQALSLINEAESDLKNFNGDAVKQLIDTIITKRDTIKVEQLKNELEKETAIDDLKLLLWEAASIDNEEAESMELDIRNQIIDYSFSKASNQLNNRHFNDAQILVEDGLKYAPDSERLQSLQSTIEKEKEAFETAQEQRMEQAIDTAEKEQQLNETDAIELISATVESNDKKNIVIKGEVESVATIPIHSVLIEYVLLTDNGTEILSDEVYIYPDTLYPEEKGQFEYTHFDSNDYDQDVDVEVRKITWYTN from the coding sequence ATGCTACACTGTCCATACTGTGGAACAAAAGCAAACGAGGATGAACACTATTGTATTAAATGTGGTAGAGCCTTGCCCAATGATATAACGGATCGTTTGCATGGTAAAAAACAATTTAATAAATTTTGGTATATCCCTATATCACTATTTACATTCCTATTACTCTCTTCTGGTATTTATTATTTTATTTTGCAAAATCAAACAGCAGAAGCGAAAACTCTGTATGAACAAGGTGAGCAACGTATCCTCGATGAAGATTATGAAGCAGCTAGAGAATTATTTGCAGATGCAGTAAGTAACAAGGAAAACTTTGCTCATGCAGCTACCTCCTTACAGTTTATGAATAAAGCATTAGATGTACAAAAAATAATGGAAGATGCCAATACATTTGTAGAAGAACAGGATTTTCAGCAGGCTTTATCACTAATAAACGAAGCTGAAAGTGACTTAAAAAACTTCAATGGGGACGCTGTTAAGCAGTTAATTGATACGATTATAACCAAACGCGATACCATTAAAGTTGAACAATTAAAGAATGAACTAGAGAAAGAAACTGCTATTGATGATTTAAAGTTACTGTTATGGGAAGCAGCTTCAATAGATAATGAAGAAGCCGAAAGTATGGAATTAGATATACGAAACCAGATCATCGACTATTCATTTTCCAAAGCAAGCAACCAGTTAAATAATAGGCACTTTAATGATGCTCAAATACTTGTCGAAGACGGGTTAAAATATGCACCTGATTCGGAGCGACTTCAAAGTCTGCAATCAACAATTGAAAAAGAAAAGGAAGCCTTTGAAACCGCTCAAGAACAAAGAATGGAACAAGCAATTGATACAGCAGAAAAAGAGCAACAACTCAATGAAACAGATGCAATTGAACTTATATCTGCAACCGTTGAAAGCAATGACAAGAAGAATATAGTTATAAAAGGTGAAGTTGAAAGTGTTGCAACCATTCCAATCCATTCCGTGTTAATTGAATACGTCCTACTGACTGATAACGGAACTGAAATTTTATCCGATGAGGTGTATATTTATCCTGATACCCTTTATCCAGAAGAAAAAGGACAATTTGAATATACTCATTTTGATAGTAATGACTATGATCAAGACGTAGATGTAGAAGTTCGTAAAATAACCTGGTACACGAATTAA